One Methylophilus sp. TWE2 DNA segment encodes these proteins:
- a CDS encoding DUF4394 domain-containing protein, translating to MKKSVIYKAILGTSLLLAASQVYADTLYGVNSSSIAVIDTLNLGAVSYINISGLAANERLLGVDLRPTDGLVYGLTSQNRLYTLDTTTGAATFKSNLTGASLAGQSIGIDFNPVADFAGNASLRVVTGTGNNYAVNANTGVVGNTAGANIGSGYTAVAYTNSEPGVTPASTGLYYVNSTTDSLNFLASGFNNPAGAGGIQTVGTLGVDVLSANGFDILGNGKAYALFNLDNGTLDSQLFSINLMTGAATYITTLNGTFNGLTGVAAAVPEPTNFAFLLAGLGLMAGVVTRRARQRA from the coding sequence ATGAAGAAAAGTGTAATTTACAAGGCAATATTGGGCACGAGTTTGCTACTGGCGGCTTCCCAGGTATATGCGGATACATTGTATGGCGTGAATAGCAGCAGTATTGCTGTGATTGATACCTTGAATTTAGGTGCAGTTTCCTACATCAATATTTCAGGGTTGGCAGCGAATGAAAGATTGCTGGGCGTTGACCTCAGACCAACAGATGGCTTGGTTTACGGGCTCACCAGCCAGAACAGGTTGTATACCCTCGACACAACTACTGGTGCAGCAACCTTCAAGAGCAACCTCACAGGGGCTTCCCTGGCTGGGCAATCTATCGGTATCGACTTTAACCCGGTTGCAGATTTTGCTGGTAATGCTTCGCTACGTGTAGTCACAGGGACTGGCAACAACTATGCGGTCAATGCCAATACAGGCGTGGTAGGCAATACCGCTGGTGCAAACATTGGCAGTGGTTATACCGCCGTTGCTTACACTAATTCAGAGCCGGGGGTTACCCCTGCCAGCACTGGGCTGTATTACGTGAATTCGACCACAGACTCGTTAAACTTTCTCGCGAGTGGGTTTAATAATCCAGCCGGTGCGGGTGGCATCCAGACAGTCGGTACATTGGGCGTAGATGTGTTGTCTGCGAACGGCTTTGACATTCTTGGCAACGGTAAGGCCTATGCCTTGTTTAACCTGGATAATGGTACCCTGGATTCCCAGTTGTTTTCGATTAACCTGATGACTGGCGCTGCGACATACATCACCACTCTAAACGGCACTTTCAATGGTTTGACCGGCGTAGCCGCCGCTGTGCCTGAACCGACAAACTTTGCATTCCTGCTGGCAGGCTTGGGTCTGATGGCTGGCGTGGTCACACGTCGCGCTCGTCAACGCGCATAA
- a CDS encoding MBL fold metallo-hydrolase, with protein MKNIALGKAAALKHTLLAIALLLQPISHTAMAGGETHTPSVAQYQAETGYYNFKLGAYDITVISDGTVPQDLHVLLKGAAPQQVDGLLNQAHLHNPVEASINVFLINTGKKFILVDTGAGDFFGKGFGGKFSERLGKLGLKPEDISDILITHIHTDHTGGLVHEGKAVFPNANIYVGKADIDFFLDAKNQNGVKGYEKAYFQQAQTAMQPYVALGHVKPLSGAQKILDDFNAYPTPGHTPGHYYYRLESQGQSITFIGDSVHVEAVQFPHPDITITYDVDQPSAAKQRQAQFAQLAKSGSMIAAPHLPYPGIGYINKQKEGFAFIRAEFHDRGR; from the coding sequence ATGAAGAATATTGCACTTGGAAAAGCAGCTGCACTTAAACACACGCTGTTAGCGATTGCGTTACTTTTACAACCAATCTCCCACACTGCGATGGCTGGCGGTGAAACCCACACACCTTCAGTGGCTCAATATCAGGCGGAAACGGGTTACTACAATTTTAAATTAGGCGCGTATGACATCACCGTGATTTCAGATGGCACGGTGCCGCAAGATTTACATGTATTGCTAAAGGGGGCTGCGCCGCAACAGGTCGATGGCCTGCTAAACCAAGCGCATTTACATAACCCTGTAGAAGCCTCGATCAATGTTTTTTTGATTAACACAGGCAAAAAATTCATCCTGGTAGATACGGGCGCGGGGGATTTCTTTGGCAAAGGGTTTGGCGGCAAATTTAGTGAGCGTTTAGGCAAGTTGGGGCTTAAGCCAGAGGATATTTCGGACATCTTGATCACGCATATACACACCGACCATACGGGCGGCCTGGTGCATGAGGGCAAAGCGGTTTTCCCCAATGCAAATATCTACGTGGGTAAAGCTGATATAGATTTTTTTCTGGATGCTAAAAATCAAAACGGGGTGAAAGGCTATGAGAAAGCCTATTTCCAGCAGGCACAAACTGCGATGCAGCCTTATGTGGCGCTGGGCCACGTAAAACCATTAAGTGGCGCACAAAAGATATTGGATGATTTTAATGCCTACCCTACACCCGGCCATACGCCTGGGCATTACTACTACCGGTTGGAAAGCCAGGGTCAGTCCATCACGTTTATTGGCGACTCCGTGCATGTGGAAGCGGTGCAGTTTCCTCATCCTGACATCACGATTACTTACGATGTTGACCAGCCCAGCGCCGCAAAACAGCGCCAAGCTCAATTCGCACAATTAGCTAAAAGCGGCTCCATGATTGCGGCACCACACTTGCCGTATCCAGGGATTGGCTACATTAATAAGCAAAAAGAAGGGTTTGCATTTATCCGTGCAGAATTTCATGACAGGGGCAGATAG
- a CDS encoding LysR family transcriptional regulator, translating into MDIKRADLPLLISLDILLEERNVTKAAQRLNISQPALSTQLARLRVLFDDPLLVPAEVGRGMVLTERALNLQHKLRASINELKFAVNFKSSFDPLTSRRKFTIATNDSVFTILGLPVLKKVLSFNNPGLQISFVSVFGVNVKEDLEKGNIDLYIGDINKMPDSVKVRYLMKDSFIMAQKKGHARGKKKPTLNEYCQLAHVIVSAKGDLSSSIDHLLSEQSQTRNIVASVPSYNQIALVLTNSDCVATLPKQLLEKYEDTLDLIELPFAIPPFELGMAWHTKSQDDEAMIWLRQQFVSV; encoded by the coding sequence ATGGATATTAAAAGAGCAGACTTACCTTTATTGATTTCGCTCGATATTCTTCTTGAAGAAAGAAATGTCACCAAGGCAGCGCAAAGACTCAATATCAGTCAACCCGCGTTATCTACGCAGTTAGCAAGGCTTAGGGTGTTGTTTGATGATCCATTATTGGTTCCGGCGGAAGTAGGGCGCGGCATGGTGCTGACTGAAAGAGCGCTAAACCTGCAACATAAATTACGCGCATCGATTAACGAGCTGAAATTTGCAGTTAACTTCAAATCCAGCTTTGATCCGCTCACCTCACGCCGCAAATTCACCATTGCCACCAACGATAGCGTGTTCACAATTCTCGGCCTGCCAGTCTTGAAAAAAGTGCTTTCCTTTAATAATCCAGGCCTGCAAATTTCATTTGTGTCCGTGTTTGGCGTCAACGTGAAAGAAGACCTGGAAAAAGGCAATATTGATTTATACATAGGCGACATCAACAAAATGCCAGACAGTGTCAAAGTCAGGTATTTAATGAAAGACAGCTTTATCATGGCCCAGAAAAAAGGTCATGCCAGAGGCAAAAAGAAACCAACGCTCAATGAATATTGCCAGTTGGCGCATGTGATTGTATCGGCAAAAGGTGACCTATCCAGCTCAATTGATCACTTGTTATCCGAACAGTCGCAAACCCGTAATATTGTCGCTTCAGTCCCTAGCTACAATCAGATTGCTTTGGTGCTCACCAATAGTGATTGTGTCGCCACCTTACCTAAGCAATTACTCGAAAAGTATGAAGACACGTTGGATTTGATAGAGCTGCCATTTGCAATTCCGCCTTTCGAGCTGGGCATGGCGTGGCATACGAAATCACAGGATGATGAAGCGATGATTTGGTTAAGGCAACAGTTTGTGAGTGTGTAG